Sequence from the Xenorhabdus nematophila ATCC 19061 genome:
ACCCGCCAATACGGAACCCGCTACAGAAGCCAAACCACCACACATCACCGCAAACAGCTCAGATTGAGTCATGGTAGAAATATAAGGGCGCACAACCAGAGGCGCTTCAGTCTGGCCTACGAAAATATTCGCAGTTGCAGACAGAGATTCAGTTCGTGATGTTCCCAGTACTTTCTGCAAGCCACCACCCAGGATTTTGATGACGAGCTGCATAATGCCCATGTAATACAGAACTGCAATAAGTGAGGAGAAGAAAACGATCACCGGCAAGACACGCAGGGCAAAAACAAAGCCGCCACCGCCGAATAATTCAAACATTTTGTCGGAAACCAATCCGCCAAAAATAAAATCTATTCCTTGCTGGCCATATCCAATCACGTTGGAAACACCTTTTGACATTCCTACTAAAATGTCCTTGCCAGCCGGTACATAAAGTACAAATGCCCCAATAGCAACCTGAATCAGAAAGGCGCCCAGGACAGTACGGATTTTAATGGCTCGATAGTTACTGGAGAAGAGTACTGCAATAAAAATCAGCACTGCCATTCCGATTAGGCTCATAAGGAGTTGCATTGGAAGAATCCCTGTTCACTGTATGAATAATAAAAAATATGTCAGTTTTTTTGTAAGTTCCTACTGACATTGTGTGTGCAGCGATTATACCTAGTAGCAAAAAGGAACAAGCAACCCACATCACAAATTAATACAGCAAAAAGTAATATAAAAATTAAAAATGAGACATTCGTCACATAAAACCATCTAATTTCGGTGGTAATAGATAATATTGTGGGTAAAAAGGCAAAAAAAAGAATAAATAAGCGTAGAATATAAGTTAAGTATTATTAATGTTTATAAAAATAGTTGTATACTACCCGATTAGAAAACATTTTATGCTTTTTGCTCACCAAAATTAACCCAGTGTAAATAGTGTCACGCTGTTTTCATAAACTTGACTGGCAATTTCATCTGACGATTCTTGCCGCAATTCACACAATACGGAAAAAACCTGCGCGACCCTTTCTGGTCGGTTTGGCTGCCCTTGAAATCCTGATAATGGCATATCAGGTGCATCAGTTTCCAAAACTAAAGATGCCAGAGGTAATTGTGCAATGGTGTTACGTGTCTTTTGTGCCCTGTCATAAGTAATCGTTCCCCCTACGCCAATATAAAACCCCATACGAATAAAAGCCTGAGCTTCGGATAAACTACCGGAGAAACCATGAATGACACCGGTGCGTGGTAATTTCTGCTTTCGTAAGATTGCAGCCAATTGATCATGGCTTTTTCTGGAATGGAGTATGACGGGGAGATCATACTGCTTGGCTAGCGTTAACTGTGCTTCCAGGATGCTTTTCTGCATGTCAAACTGGGGTTCGGGCATATAAAGGTCAAGGCCGATTTCACCTATTGCCACACATTTGGCACACTTTTTCTGTAACTGCTGGTTCAGCTCGTCCACATGCACATTTTGATGCTCACGGATATAAAGCGGATGTAAACCAAATGCAGCATAAATTGCAGGATAAGCCTCTGCCAGCAAAGCCACCCGTTGGAAGTGCATTCGACTCACCGTGGGTACGATAATTTTTTCCACCCCCATTTGTCCGGCCAGTTCCAGACTTGTCGTCTCATTACCCGCAAAGGGAGGAAAATCGAAATGGCAGTGTGTATCGATAAACATCTATTTATCCAGATTATCCATCATGCCCTTTTCTGTTGCCGGAGTGTTATCAAGCACATCAGCAACAGGAGGCTCAACTGCTAACTGACTGGCACTATTCAGGAAATGATTCCGTCGAAAGCAATTAGGGTTGACACCATCAGCATTTAATTTACTGCGGCATACACCATAACTCTTACGTTCCATACGCCCAAATTTTCCGCCCACAAATGTATGCCCAATGGTCGCTAAAAAATAGCGTCCGCAACGTCTTCCCAAATGATAATCTTGATTCAATACGCTAATCCGACTTCCCAATGCCATTGTAGTCAATGGTGCTGGCGGATAGATTTCAAAGACCTGTATATCATCCGGTGGATTTTCGATAAATCTCTGAGTCTGGCGATAACTTTTGGCATGGAGATTAACCATTTTAACCATTTTTTTCAGACTGCTATCTTCCAGCCAGCGCTCCATACGCTTGAACCACTGAGGTGTATAGTAAAGTTGTGAAGGAACTGTCCGGATCACAACAATCGTATCTGCACCGCGACGATAAGCTTCTTCGACGGGTATCGCATCACAAATCCCACCATCTTGATAGATGATATTGCCGAGAGTAACGCCATTACGATACAAACCGGGAATAGCACTGGAAGCTTTTACAATATCCATCCAGTTTTTTTCATCAGGATGGAAATAATCAGGTTCAAAGTTATCAGCCCGACAGGCGCACATGTAGAATTCACGTCCTGCATCAAATTGGTGCATTGCCGCAGAGATATTGAGTGGTAACTGCTCAGATATAGTATCAATATACCAGTCCAGATCGATTAAGTGCCCACCGCGAACAAAGCGAAGTGGATTAAAAAAGGCGGAATCGGTGGTATAACGATTGATAATTTTACGGGCATAGCCCCGTTGACCGCAAATATAGGCAGAAAGATTTTGAGCACCTGCCGACGTTCCGAGGAACAATTCAAACGGATTAAAACCAAGACGAAGAAATTCATCCAAAACACCTGCGGTAAAAATACCTCTCTGTCCACCACCTTCACAAACGAGAGCTATTTTCCCTGGTTTGATCTGCGCGTTATAAGCCAAAGGTTCTATATTACCCAACGTTATTGGAATGTGTTTCCCCATGTTTCTCTTCCTCTAAAAACCAATAGCAATATCAAAGCATAATACATTTGCTGAATATGATGAGTATACTGTTGTCCAACTAACGGATTGGTAAAATTTCATCAAAAGACTTGATACTTGGATATTGCTTATCCCTGTCACTACTGCTCACCCATCACTCGCCCAAGGTATAGATGTCATTTCCTGATTAAAACATCACCGCAATGCCAGCGGTAGTCATTATTTCTGAACCTATTGTGTCTTTTCTCATACGAATGACGAATTAAGGGGGAATGTAATGTCTGAAGCTACATTCATGAATGTCATTGAATTCTTTTATGAGTAGGCATGAGCATTATTTTGCTCAAGTTTATCGCAGTAAAAAAAAGAGTGACTTGTTCTTAGCCACTCTTCTCAGAATGCGAGCTATTTCTTAATTTCTATCGTGCTCTTCACGGATTTAACACCTTTCACACCATGAGCGATTTCTGAAACTTTTGCTGCCTGATGTTTGTTTTTCACAAAACCAGAAAGATAAACAACGCCTTTTTCCGTTTTCACCGAAATATCATTACTGTTTATTCCCTTATGCTCTAGCAACTTTCCTTTCACTTTCGCCGTGATAGCACTATCGTCCAAATAGACATCAGCACTTTGCAAGGAGTGATCAATCTTTTTCCCTGCATGATCTATAGAATTATCAACTTTTTGTTCCGTACTCTCCGCCGTTTTCGCTAAAGCGTTTTCCGCTGCCAGAGCACTACCACTGATCAGTACCGAGCCTAGAACAACAGCCAGTAGTGAATGTGCAAATTTGATATTTTTCATCCTACCACCTTCTTTAATATA
This genomic interval carries:
- a CDS encoding BON domain-containing protein, with translation MKNIKFAHSLLAVVLGSVLISGSALAAENALAKTAESTEQKVDNSIDHAGKKIDHSLQSADVYLDDSAITAKVKGKLLEHKGINSNDISVKTEKGVVYLSGFVKNKHQAAKVSEIAHGVKGVKSVKSTIEIKK
- a CDS encoding TatD family hydrolase; this encodes MFIDTHCHFDFPPFAGNETTSLELAGQMGVEKIIVPTVSRMHFQRVALLAEAYPAIYAAFGLHPLYIREHQNVHVDELNQQLQKKCAKCVAIGEIGLDLYMPEPQFDMQKSILEAQLTLAKQYDLPVILHSRKSHDQLAAILRKQKLPRTGVIHGFSGSLSEAQAFIRMGFYIGVGGTITYDRAQKTRNTIAQLPLASLVLETDAPDMPLSGFQGQPNRPERVAQVFSVLCELRQESSDEIASQVYENSVTLFTLG
- a CDS encoding patatin-like phospholipase family protein gives rise to the protein MGKHIPITLGNIEPLAYNAQIKPGKIALVCEGGGQRGIFTAGVLDEFLRLGFNPFELFLGTSAGAQNLSAYICGQRGYARKIINRYTTDSAFFNPLRFVRGGHLIDLDWYIDTISEQLPLNISAAMHQFDAGREFYMCACRADNFEPDYFHPDEKNWMDIVKASSAIPGLYRNGVTLGNIIYQDGGICDAIPVEEAYRRGADTIVVIRTVPSQLYYTPQWFKRMERWLEDSSLKKMVKMVNLHAKSYRQTQRFIENPPDDIQVFEIYPPAPLTTMALGSRISVLNQDYHLGRRCGRYFLATIGHTFVGGKFGRMERKSYGVCRSKLNADGVNPNCFRRNHFLNSASQLAVEPPVADVLDNTPATEKGMMDNLDK